Part of the Vibrio celticus genome, TGTTTTGCAGGAAATACTGCTCTTGATAGAGGTGATCGAGCGCTTTGTTTTTCAACCCATACAAGCTGCTATCACTTGAGGCTAGGTTGTAAATTACGGTGAGTTGGTGATCTAATTGGGGAAATTTGCTTCTTAAATCACCATTTACCCAAAGCTGCCACCACTCTTCTCCAACCTGCCCTAGCCGTAAGCTGGTGTAATCCAACTCATTAAAGCTAGAGTCGTTATACAGCTTTTCGACCAAGCCTAATTGGTAATACAGCAGGGATTTTAACTGCGTGTATTGGATCTGGTCTTTGGCTGATTCAGGTAAGCTATCGAGTGAATCACTGGCTTGTTGCAATAGAGGATAAAAGCCTTCAAGCAAATTACGAAGTTCTTGATTGAGTTGTTCTGACTCAATCTCACTTTGATACAACAGGCTCAGACTATTATTAACTTGGGCGATAAGATCTTTAAAGTAGGCGTGATAATCAGGAAACTGAACCATAACGCTATTCATGACTGATATTGCCTCTTCAATTTTAAGCATCGCCTGTTTACGTTCTATATTCGATTCAGCGTCACTGAGTTGAGATGAGGTCGTAATAATCACGCGCACCATATCATTGAGGCGTGCAGCGTTATCTAAGGCGGGGATTTCACTCTCCTTTAGCTCAACAAGACGTTGGTTTAAATCATCGAAGGTAAAGCTGGAGACAACTGAGAGGAAGATAGTGGTCATCGATAGCATGGCTAACGCAAGTACCAAGCGCAGCTCAATACCTTTCCAACCAAACCACTTACGACGTGGAATTTGGATCGAGAACGGGCGCTCGAAACTATCCTTATTTTCTACAACCTCGGAGACATGACTACTCACTCGCCCCACCTTCTTCTCATCAAATAATCAACAGGAACTATCAATGATTCAATCAGTTAGGGTGTAAGCCTTACTTGGGCTTGCATCGAATAGCTTTAGTGAAACTATTAAATGAAGAGTAATCATTAACATTTCACATAAGATATCATAACAATTATTTTATAAAGCTTGAGCTATCTGTTTTGCGATAATAGAAAGTGACCGCACCGACAGAAACGTGATTACTTTATCAATACGCACGTAAATTATACGAATAGAACTCTCCATCAAGCAGTCAAAACCTACGATTATTTAATAAGTTGAGGTCTAGAGATCGAAAAAATCGTACAAGTTTTCACTCATACGATTTCATTCATGTCATGTCATGTCCATCGATTAAACGGGCTCAACGAACTTAGAGAATAATCATCCCATCTCGATAAGTCAGCGCTGGCGCTACATCTTGACCAAGTAAGACTGGGCCATCGAGGTCGACGATTTCAGATTGAACCGCAATAGGCAGAGCTGCACGCATGGCCAGTGAAGTGCCAAGCATACAACCCGACATCAGAGTAAACCCGAGCCTTTGTGCTTCTTCTGCAAGTATCAATGCTTCAGTCAGGCCGCCCGTTTTATCGAGTTTGATGTTGACCATTTCATACTTACCCAACAGCGATGAGAGCTGTGAAGTGGTATGACAGCTTTCATCGGCACACAGTGGTATCGGGTGCTTGATGTGCACCAATGAGGCATCGTGCTGTTGGGGTAACGGCTGCTCGATCATCGCAATATCAAATTCTGTCAGTTGATTAAACAACTCTTCGAGATTCAATCCTGTCCACGCTTCATTGGCATCCAATACAATTTGAACATCTACCGCAGCTTCTCGTACCGCGCGCACACGCTCTACTACTTGTTCACCATCAAGCTTCACTTTCAGAAGTTTCGCACCATTCGCGACATAGTCTCGAGCCTGAGTCGCCATCGCTTCTGGTGTGCCAATCGAGACGGTCATTGCAGTCACGATTTGAGCAGGCAACTCAAACAAGCTATTAGGAAAGGTCTGGTCGTTCTGCTGCGCTTCAAAATCCCAAAGCGCACAATCGATCGCATTTCGCGCTGCCCCTCCGGTCAATAAAGACTGAAGATGATCTCTTAGCTCTGCCGGATCGGTAACGCCTCGTTGAAACATAGCTTCAAGTGCGCTAGACGCTTGTTGGATTTGCGCTAACACAGACTCCGATGACTCACCGTATCGTGGGTAAGGCGTGCATTCGCCCTGAGCTCGTTTGCCATCATGTTCAATGTAAACACGAACAACGTGGCACTCAGTTCGACTGCCACGAGAGATGCGAAAAGGCGTTTGCATCGAGATAGTAATGGGTTCTGCTGTAATCTTCATAATTTCACTCGGTTGATGTTCGCTTTAACAAATGGAAACATAGAAATGATGAAGTCGTTAAAGTGAATGTCGCAAATGATCAGTAATGTGTTGTACACGAAAGCGCACAGGGTCCGTCACCGGCACTTGATAGAGTGTGGTCCATTCTTGGCACAATGTCTCAGCCTCTTCAATGCTAATCGCCGACGTGTTCAAGCAGATACCCACCAGCTTCGCGTCTGGATTGGTCAGTCGCGCCGCTTGCAAGTTGGCTTCAATCGTCTGTTCTATGCTTGGTAATTGAGCATGAGGAAGGTTACGAATATGTGGTCGCCCGACTTCATGGCACAACACTAAGGCATCGGCTTGTGCGCCATGTAAAAGACCCAAACTCACGCCTGCAAACGAAGGGTTGAACAAAGAACCCTGCCCTTCAATGATGTCCCAATCGTGGTCGGTAAAATCAGGGCTAATCGCTTCAACTGCGCCGGAAATAAAATCCGCTACCACAGCATCAATCGAAATACCGCAGCCTTCAATCAAGATACCTGTCTGCCCTGTCGCTTTAAACTGAGCAGATGTTCCCGCTTGTTTAAGCGATTTTTCAATCGCTAATGCCGAGAACATTTTGCCTACTGAGCAATCTGTTCCGACCGTAAGCAGGCGCTTACCTTGACGAGGCTTTCCGTTACCAACATTAAGAACACCGTCAAAATGGCGTACATCATGAAGCTTAGTCAATCCTTGTTGCTGCATGTCAGCAAGCGGTGAAAATTCACTCAATCGTTGGTGCATGCCAGATGCAATCTCAAATCCCATTTCTGCAGCGGCCATAATGGTTGACTGCCAAGAATCAGGAATAACACCACCCGGATTTGCGGTACCAATCACTAGCGTCTTCGTACCCTGCGCTTGCGCCTCTTGTAAGGTCATATCCGTTAAACCAAGTGAAACGGTAACGTCTGTTAAACGAAGCTGACCTAGGCAAATTTCTGGTCGCCATTGATGAATACCGCGAGCTGTTTTTGCGGCAAGTGGGTCAGTAACGTCCCCAAGAAAAAGAAGGTAAGGTTGAGCGATAGACATGAGTATTCCTAATTAATAAATCCTTGTATGGGTTTACTTTAATTAAGAACTTAGAAGCTGCCGAATACCTATTTATGACGAGCCTATAACCTTAAGTTATAGGGTGAGTATGGGTCTTCAATGAAGCGATAAATTGCTTAACGGAAATCGACTGAGGGGTGTGCTCTGCGCAAAGCATCGATACCGAAAATTGGATAGCTGGCTGCAAATAAAATACACAAACCGAGTCGTCATTTTGATATTGCTCTGCCGTCCACGGATCAACGATCGCAAACCCTGCTTGGTGCTTCACCAGTTCCGCCGCCGCACTGTATCCACGTACGGACATCGGATGGTGATAATGCTCATCTCGCGCAATAAGGCTTTGGTGTAACAGGAGGCCTAATGGATCACGGCTATCAAGCCCGATGATTGGTAAGGGATAATTGATCAGCTCATCAAGGGTTAACTCTGCGGGTAAGTGATCAACCGTATTGGAAGGAACCAAAACCTTTAGTGATTCGGTTAATAGCGTTTCACT contains:
- the dgcN gene encoding N-acetyltransferase DgcN — translated: MSIAQPYLLFLGDVTDPLAAKTARGIHQWRPEICLGQLRLTDVTVSLGLTDMTLQEAQAQGTKTLVIGTANPGGVIPDSWQSTIMAAAEMGFEIASGMHQRLSEFSPLADMQQQGLTKLHDVRHFDGVLNVGNGKPRQGKRLLTVGTDCSVGKMFSALAIEKSLKQAGTSAQFKATGQTGILIEGCGISIDAVVADFISGAVEAISPDFTDHDWDIIEGQGSLFNPSFAGVSLGLLHGAQADALVLCHEVGRPHIRNLPHAQLPSIEQTIEANLQAARLTNPDAKLVGICLNTSAISIEEAETLCQEWTTLYQVPVTDPVRFRVQHITDHLRHSL
- the dgcA gene encoding N-acetyl-D-Glu racemase DgcA; translation: MKITAEPITISMQTPFRISRGSRTECHVVRVYIEHDGKRAQGECTPYPRYGESSESVLAQIQQASSALEAMFQRGVTDPAELRDHLQSLLTGGAARNAIDCALWDFEAQQNDQTFPNSLFELPAQIVTAMTVSIGTPEAMATQARDYVANGAKLLKVKLDGEQVVERVRAVREAAVDVQIVLDANEAWTGLNLEELFNQLTEFDIAMIEQPLPQQHDASLVHIKHPIPLCADESCHTTSQLSSLLGKYEMVNIKLDKTGGLTEALILAEEAQRLGFTLMSGCMLGTSLAMRAALPIAVQSEIVDLDGPVLLGQDVAPALTYRDGMIIL